Proteins encoded by one window of Dryocola sp. LX212:
- a CDS encoding DUF2755 family protein, producing the protein MTEITLSKHVVLTTITVSSSRTGGATLSNIAYAVFILFCFWVGSQILNLLVHAPGVLEHLAQGNDATRPRIEMGLAVSTVFGLVPFLLGCAFLGLIALMVKYHHRHEY; encoded by the coding sequence ATGACTGAAATTACCTTGTCGAAACACGTTGTCCTTACAACGATTACCGTTTCTTCATCCAGGACTGGTGGCGCTACCCTGAGCAATATCGCCTATGCGGTATTCATTCTGTTCTGCTTCTGGGTCGGTAGCCAGATCCTTAACTTACTGGTACATGCGCCCGGCGTACTTGAACACCTGGCTCAGGGCAACGACGCAACCCGCCCGCGTATCGAGATGGGCCTCGCCGTGAGCACCGTGTTTGGCCTGGTGCCGTTCCTGCTGGGCTGCGCGTTTCTCGGCCTGATAGCCCTGATGGTGAAGTATCACCACCGGCATGAGTATTAA
- a CDS encoding DUF1615 domain-containing protein codes for MGFSLLSILLLSGCTTKTASPVSETAKPVDVETVVKQKLPPGQKDRSAWAKELATVFKSQDIAPGEENICSVLAVAQQESNLVADPAVPNLSAIAWKEIDRRAEKMHIPAFLVHTALKIESPNGKSYSDRLDKVKTEGQLSAIFDDFIGMVPMGQKLFGNLNPVHTGGPMQVSIAFAEQHTSGYPWKMEGTVRQEVFTRRGGMWFGTYHLLNYPANYTRPLYRFADFNAGWYASRNAAFQNAVSKATGTKLALDGDLILYNTDKAGSTELAVRKLAGKLDMSDSQIHRALQKGDSIDFEKTDLYEQVYALAEKKAGKKLPREMLPGITLESPKITRNLTTAWFAKRVDERRAACMKR; via the coding sequence ATGGGCTTTAGTTTGTTGTCTATTCTGCTCCTCTCGGGCTGTACCACAAAAACTGCCTCGCCCGTTTCCGAAACCGCAAAGCCGGTGGATGTGGAAACGGTGGTGAAGCAAAAGCTGCCGCCGGGCCAGAAGGATCGCAGCGCCTGGGCGAAGGAGTTAGCGACCGTCTTTAAGAGCCAGGATATCGCGCCAGGCGAGGAGAATATCTGCTCCGTGCTGGCGGTGGCGCAGCAGGAGTCCAACCTGGTGGCAGACCCGGCAGTGCCGAATTTGAGCGCTATCGCCTGGAAAGAGATCGACCGTCGCGCCGAAAAAATGCATATCCCGGCGTTCCTGGTCCACACCGCACTGAAGATTGAATCACCGAACGGCAAGAGCTACAGCGACAGGCTGGACAAGGTTAAAACTGAAGGCCAGCTGAGCGCGATTTTCGATGACTTCATCGGCATGGTGCCGATGGGCCAGAAGCTGTTCGGCAACCTTAACCCGGTACACACCGGCGGGCCAATGCAGGTAAGCATTGCCTTTGCTGAGCAGCATACCAGCGGCTATCCGTGGAAGATGGAAGGCACGGTACGTCAGGAAGTCTTCACCCGCCGGGGCGGAATGTGGTTCGGTACCTATCATTTGCTGAATTACCCTGCGAATTACACCCGGCCTTTATACCGCTTCGCGGACTTCAACGCCGGGTGGTACGCCAGCCGCAACGCCGCCTTCCAGAATGCGGTAAGCAAGGCTACGGGAACGAAGCTGGCGCTGGACGGGGATCTTATTCTCTATAATACCGACAAAGCGGGCAGTACCGAGCTGGCGGTAAGAAAGCTGGCGGGCAAGCTGGATATGAGCGACAGCCAGATCCACCGCGCGCTACAAAAAGGCGACAGCATCGACTTCGAGAAAACAGATCTCTACGAGCAGGTTTACGCGCTGGCGGAAAAGAAAGCCGGCAAGAAGTTACCGCGTGAAATGCTGCCGGGCATCACGCTTGAAAGCCCGAAAATTACCCGTAATTTAACGACTGCATGGTTTGCAAAACGAGTAGATGAGAGGCGTGCGGCTTGTATGAAGAGGTAA
- a CDS encoding MarR family transcriptional regulator — translation MNDHPGIISSKLHLGLLIHLANQFKDQLINQYFAGADITAPQFKVLISIHKGFISPVEISKNLVMDAGAMSRMVDRMVKRELIARTPNPQDKRQVILALTDKGHALCDRFEKEALTSIIGDLTARLTHDESRLLVELITKMLPDEITAPHR, via the coding sequence ATGAACGACCATCCGGGTATTATCAGCAGCAAGCTCCACCTCGGTTTGCTTATCCACCTCGCAAACCAGTTCAAAGACCAGCTCATTAACCAGTATTTTGCCGGTGCGGATATCACTGCCCCGCAGTTCAAGGTGCTTATCAGTATCCATAAAGGCTTTATCAGCCCCGTGGAAATCAGCAAAAATCTGGTGATGGACGCCGGTGCCATGAGCCGCATGGTTGACCGTATGGTGAAGCGAGAGCTGATTGCCCGCACCCCGAACCCGCAGGATAAACGTCAGGTCATTCTGGCCCTGACTGACAAAGGCCATGCCCTTTGCGACCGCTTTGAGAAAGAGGCACTGACCTCAATCATCGGCGATCTCACCGCCCGACTCACCCACGATGAATCCCGTTTACTGGTAGAGCTGATTACAAAAATGCTGCCGGACGAGATCACTGCCCCACATCGCTAA